One stretch of Podospora pseudoanserina strain CBS 124.78 chromosome 4, whole genome shotgun sequence DNA includes these proteins:
- the BAT2 gene encoding branched-chain-amino-acid transaminase bat2 (EggNog:ENOG503NVAG; COG:E) has translation MMRRLLPRCAPRAAFNAQRSAGLGAAIQAQSAVQRRQYSITPQSSTSQLLDIDPSKLVVEKTSKPKDLLPSKDLVFGRNFTDHMLTIEWTQESGWSAPKILPYQNLSLDPATCVFHYAFECFEGMKAYKDTKGQIRLFRPDKNMARFNKSAARIALPTFSPEALTSLIAQFAKLESRFIPSERGYSLYLRPTMIGTQKTLGVGPPGSALLYVIASPVGPYYPTGFKAVSLEATDYAVRAWPGGVGDKKLGANYAPCIVPQKEAMSRGFQQNLWLFGEEEYVTEVGTMNFFVAIKNKQTGQKELITAPLDGTILEGVTRDSVLALARERLAPEGWKIEERKYTMGELAEASAEGRLIEAFGAGTAAIVSPVRAISWKGQLVNCGLKDSEESGEIAMKMKEWMEARQYGDEESDWSYIC, from the exons ATGATGCGCCGTCTTCTCCCAAGATGCGCTCCCAGGGCAGCCTTCAACGCCCAGCGCTCCGCAGGCCTGGGTGCTGCTATCCAAGCCCAGTCTGCTGTCCAGCGTCGTCAATATAGCATCACCCCCcagtcctccacctcccagctCCTTGACATCGACCCCTCCAAGCTCGTCGTTGAGAAGacctccaagcccaaggacctcctcccctccaaagACCTCGTCTTTGGCCGCAACTTCACCG ACCACATGCTCACCATAGAATGGACCCAAGAATCCGGCTGGTCCGCCCCCAAAATCCTCCCCTACCaaaacctctccctcgaccCTGCCACCTGCGTCTTCCACTACGCCTTCGAATGCTTCGAAGGCATGAAAGCCTACAAAGACACCAAAGGCCAAATCCGCCTCTTCCGCCCAGACAAAAATATGGCCCGCTTCAACAAATCCGCCGCCCGCATCGCCCTcccaaccttctcccccgaagccctcacctccctcatcgcccaGTTTGCTAAGCTCGAATCAAGGTTCATCCCCTCGGAACGCGGCTACTCCCTCTACCTCAGACCAACCATGATCGGCACCCAAAAAACCCTCGGCGTCGGCCCGCCTGGCTCCGCCTTGCTCTACGTCATCGCCTCCCCCGTTGGCCCTTATTACCCAACTGGCTTCAAGGCCGTCAGTCTCGAAGCAACCGATTACGCCGTCCGCGCCTGGCCAGGAGGTGTAGGCGACAAGAAGCTCGGCGCCAACTACGCGCCTTGCATCGTGCCGCAGAAGGAGGCCATGTCCCGGGGCTTTCAGCAGAATCTCtggttgtttggggaggaggagtacgtCACCGAGGTCGGCACGATGAACTTTTTCGTCGCgatcaagaacaagcagaCCGGTCAGAAGGAGCTCATCACCGCTCCGCTGGACGGTACTATTCTCGAGGGCGTGACAAGAGATAGTGTTCTTgcgctggcgagggagagaCTGGCGCCGGAAGGGtggaagattgaggagagAAAGTACACCATGGGCGAGCTTGCTGAGGCGTCTGCTGAAGGGAGATTGATTGAGGCTTTTGGCGCGGGAACTGCGGCGATTGTGTCTCCTGTCAGGGCGATCAGCTGGAAGGGACAGCTGGTCAACTGTGGGTTGAAGGATAGTGAGGAGAGCGGGGAGATTGccatgaagatgaaggagtGGATGGAGGCGAGGCAGtatggtgatgaggagagtGATTGGAGCTATATCTGCTAG
- the SIR2 gene encoding NAD-dependent histone deacetylase sir2 (COG:B; COG:K; EggNog:ENOG503NU55): MEATSRTALPDGGGQKKKVEGRSKSPKSPTTTTTTTTTSNGASSEIARKSSTRVRNVVDYDEKRAFVGLDSDPVVPPPPPRRQSPPSAHQNGSNGGAAVKKTAHNSGNGSGLTELEERVQDLGDSWETESLLNDILGDVHEDRFFTDDADACTPEEAIQYRQMLRALGPEIFVQRTVDAGRITAKKLLTAFGVRPPDFLEGQDDDAYFSLLSYAFTRELKKRAKLTRYNTVDDAVNLLKEKKNIIVLTGAGISTSLGIPDFRSAGTGLYSKLAHLGLNDPQEVFDLSVFRQDPTIFYSVAKDILPSEDRYTPTHQFIRMLQERGKLLTNYTQNIDNLESKAGILPEKLVQCHGSFATASCVKCGGKVVGDSIFAEIKAGKIPRCRKCPSGQSRSQSRKRKTANSSNSKRRRDFDRDSNSDSEFDLVSSSAGVMKPDIIFFGEPLPDEFSQRLTQHDVDRVDLVIVIGTSLKVAPVSEVVPYLPSHIPQIYISREAIGHNNFDIDLLGDCDVVVAELCRRAGWELGHEMVPEGQVVEVKAVEGWGSRWVFKEVKDGDKEDGVKAGVKDEMKEKNGESGKGKRGKNGGGGKK, from the exons ATGGAGGCCACAAGTCGCACCGCCCTCCCTGATGGCGGCGGTCAGAAAAAGAAGGTCGAGGGTCGCAGCAAGTCGCCCAAgtcgcccaccaccaccaccaccaccaccaccacttccaacGGCGCATCATCTGAAATCGCCAGAAAGTCGAGCACTCGTGTCAGGAATGTTGTCGACTACGACGAAAAGAGGGCTTTTGTCGGCTTGGACAGCGATCCTGTtgtcccccctcctcctccccgccggcAGTCCCCCCCCTCTGCTCACCAGAATGGCAGCAACGGCGGCGCTGCTGTCAAGAAGACTGCTCACAACTCTGGCAACGGCAGTGGCCTCACTGAGCTCGAGGAGCGCGTCCAGGATTTGGGCGACTCGTGGGAGACGGAGTCTCTGCTGAACGACATTCTTGGCGATGTTCACGAGGATAGGTTCTTCACCGATG ACGCCGATGCCTGCACCCCAGAAGAGGCAATCCAATACCGCCAAATGCTCCGCGCTTTGGGTCCTGAGATCTTTGTCCAGCGCACCGTCGACGCCGGCCGCATCACAGCCAAGAAGCTTCTCACAGCTTTTGGCGTCCGCCCACCGGACTTTTTGGAAGGCCAAGACGACGACGCCTACTTTTCTCTCCTGAGCTATGCGTTCACGAGGGAGCTCAAAAAGCGCGCCAAACTGACACGGTACAACACAGTCGACGACgccgtcaacctcctcaaagaaaagaagaacatcatcgtcctcacGGGCGCGGGCATCTCCACCTCGCTCGGCATCCCCGACTTCCGCTCGGCCGGCACGGGCCTCTACAGCAAACTCGCCCATTTGGGACTGAACGATCCGCAGGAGGTGTTTGACCTGTCGGTCTTTAGGCAAGACCCGACGATTTTTTACTCGGTGGCGAAGGATATCTTGCCGAGCGAGGACCGGTACACGCCGACGCATCAGTTTATCAGGATGCTTCAGGAGCGGGGGAAGCTGTTGACGAATTACACGCAGAACATTGACAACTTGGAGTCCAAGGCGGGGATTTTGCCCGAGAAGCTGGTTCAGTGTCATGGGAGTTTTGCCACGGCGAGTTGTGTCAAGTGTGGGGGGAAGGTTGTGGGCGACAGTATTTTTGCGGAGATCAAGGCGGGGAAGATTCCTCGGTGCAGGAAGTGTCCTTCTGGGCAGTCTCGATCTCAGTCACGAAAGAGAAAGACGGCCAACTCTTCCAACTCGAAACGTCGCCGGGATTTCGACCGGGACAGCAATTCCGACTCGGAATTTGATCTTGTCTCTTCATCAGCGGGGGTGATGAAGCCGGATATTATTTTTTTCGGGGAGCCGCTCCCGGATGAGTTTAGTCAGAGGCTGACGCAGCACGATGTCGACAGGGTGGACTTGGTGATTGTCATCGGGACGAGCTTGAAGGTTGCGCCGGTGAGCGAGGTGGTGCCGTACCTGCCGAGCCACATACCGCAGATTTACATCAGTCGGGAGGCGATTGGGCACAATAATTTTGACATTGACTTGTTGGGGGAttgtgatgttgttgtggcgGAGCTGTGCAGGAGGGCggggtgggagttggggcATGAGATGGTGCCGGAGGGgcaggtggttgaggttaaggctgtggaggggtgggggagcaGGTGGGTTTTTAAGGAGGTGAAGGACGGGGAtaaggaggatggggtgaaGGCTGGGGtgaaggatgagatgaaggagaagaatggggagagtgggaaggggaagagggggaagaatGGCGGCGGGGGAAAGAAGTAa
- the ppk32 gene encoding Protein kinase domain-containing protein ppk32 (COG:T; BUSCO:EOG09261YGB; EggNog:ENOG503NWRD) produces the protein MFANALKSIGASSNINTNYSISSTLTATAGPWKIYSAKRKATGKEYSVFVFDKKTLDAGNNGLGGRQSASSQKRVVEEVVERLKKEASSLARLRHPGVLELVEPVEETRGGGLQFVAEPVTASLSGLLQEKDDQERGGGFGGRSSRYVTEDANGTRRRRELEIDELEIQKGLLQVSKALEFLHDNAGLVHGNLTPDAILVNAKSDWKLSGLAFCSPPEPSTIPTTIQPIILGEVLNPDPRIPRTVQLNLDYASPDFVLDNNLTTFADMFSLGLLCIALYNSPHRSPIECNTSISAYKRVFQSSQSVPTATNNYLSSRPLPKELGQHVLPRLLTRRPAQRMTAKEFQESEYFNNVLISTIRFLEGFPAKTPNEKQQFLRGLIKVLPNFPKSVMEKKLLPALLEELKDKELISLILHNAFKIIGLLPAGRRAFNEKVRPKLKEIFVTNAKQPQEKDANRDAGLMIVIEQLSVIASNCNGKEFKDDILPIFYTALESPTPSLINAALTSLPVVLPVLDFSTIKGELFPVIATIFSKTNSLAIKVRGLEAFVTLCGGAGSGDDGLDGLATEQKKATSSTALDKFTMQEKIIPLIKAIKTREPAVMMAALNVLKVVGRVADGDFVALEMLPLLWSMSLNPQLNLREFQAFMELIKSLSSRVEDEQTKKLQELTGGAVTSPGLKDDFLSFGAIAGSSLEANGTSETDFEALVKGRASTTNTNPLDSWDTKPSAASSSSSVRNSTPTPTFSWSTPPVSSPVATSHLKAQTGGFRTVTPDLAAIQPMAPTITQFSQPLQPQSNTTSPQPQPQPASFNWSSASSATTPSNIWATPSASAQPASNVWASSTTQPSPNAWASQPSTSAFSSLSLNQQQQQRPQPTTSSSFALPPPPGAPSASSGNSGFSLSRPPGTSFTTSGLGGTSNMNSLASLGAANRTGTGMGMSMNSMMGGMSQQQKPPQQQPKGGLDKYESLL, from the exons ATGTTCGCCAACGCCTTGAAATCGATAGGCGCCTCCAGCAATATCAACACCAACTATTCGATTTCCTCCACCTTGACAGCCACCGCTGGGCCATGGAAGATCTATTCGGCGAAACGAAAGGCCACGGGCAAAGAATATTCTGTCTTTGTGTTCGATAAAAAGACCCTCGATGCAGGAAACAatggtttgggagggagacaGTCGGCTTCGTCGCAAAAGagagtggtggaggaggtggtggaaaggctgaagaaggaggcaTCATCTCTGGCGAGGCTACGACATCCAGGAGTGCTAGAATTGGTCGAACCGGTCGAAGAAacgaggggaggaggactgCAATTTGTCGCCGAGCCTGTGACGGCCTCGCTCTCGGGTCTTTTGCAAGAAAAGGATGACCAGGAACGGGgcggagggtttggaggCAGGTCGAGCCGATATGTTACCGAGGACGCAAACGGCAcacggcgacggcgagagCTCGAGATTGACGAACTAGAAATCCAAAAGGGTCTGCTGCAAGTCAGTAAGGCACTGGAGTTCTTGCACGACAACGCCGGGCTAGTACATGGAAATCTGACGCCGGATGCCATTTTAGTCAATGCAAAATCGGATTGGAAGCTGAGCGGCCTGGCGTTCTGCAGCCCCCCCGAGCCATCAACGATCCCCACGACTATTCAACCGATTATCCTGGGCGAGGTCTTGAATCCAGATCCTAGAATACCAAGGACTGTACAGCTGAATCTGGATTACGCATCGCCAGATTTCGTCCTGGATAACAACCTGACGACCTTTGCCGATATGTTTTCTCTGGGCCTGCTCTGTATCGCCTTGTACAACTCCCCACACCGGTCGCCAATCGAGTGCAATACCAGTATCTCAGCTTATAAGCGGGTGTTCCAATCGTCACAAAGCGTCCCAACCGCTACCAACAACTACCTGTCCTCCAGGCCATTACCCAAGGAACTCGGTCAACATGTGCTACCCAGACTGCTTACACGCCGGCCGGCCCAACGCATGACAGCGAAGGAGTTCCAAGAGAGCGAATACTTCAACAACGTCCTCATCTCTACCATCCGCTTCCTCGAGGGCTTCCCCGCCAAGACGCCCAATGAGAAGCAGCAATTCCTGAGAGGGCTGATCAAAGTCCTTCCGAACTTTCCAAAGTCTGTCATGGAAAAGAAGCTTCTACCGGCCCTcctggaggagctgaaggataAGGAGCTGATATCGTTGATCCTCCACAACGCCTTCAAGATTATCGGTCTTCTTCcagcggggaggagggctttCAACGAAAAAGTCAGACCCAAATTGAAGGAAATTTTTGTTACCAACGCCAAACAACCTCAGGAAAAGGATGCCAATCGTGATGCCGGTTTGATGATTGTCATCGAGCAGCTGTCTGTTATAGCTAGCAACTGCAATGGGAAGGAGTTCAAGGATG ATATCCTACCCATATTTTACACGGCCCTCGAATCACCCACCCCGTCCCTGATCAACGCCGCCCTGACCAGTTTACCAGTGGTCCTGCCTGTGTTGGACTTCAGCACCATCAAGGGAGAGCTTTTCCCAGTCATTGCTACAATTTTCAGTAAAACCAACAGtctggccatcaaggtccgTGGTTTGGAAGCCTTTGTCACACTTTGTGGAGGTGCCGGCAGCGGTGACGATGGCTTGGACGGGCTCGCTACAGAACAGAAGAAGGCCACATCCTCCACGGCCCTCGACAAGTTCACCATGCAAGAAAAAATCATTCCTCTAATCAAGGCCATTAAAACCAGGGAACCAGCCGTCATGATGGCTGCTCTGAACGTTCTGAAGGTCGTCGGAAGGGTGGCTGATGGGGACTTTGTGGCACTGGAGATGCTTCCACTGCTTTGGAGCATGTCGTTGAACCCTCAGTTGAACCTGCGGGAATTCCAGGCCTTCATGGAGCTTATCAAATCACTATCAAGCAGAGTGGAGGACGAACAGACAAAGAAACTACAAGAGCTCACCGGCGGCGCTGTCACATCGCCCGGCCTCAAGGACGATTTTCTGTCGTTTGGGGCGATCGCGGGGTCTTCTCTCGAGGCGAACGGGACATCGGAGACGGATTTTGAGGCGCTGGTCAAAGGCAGGGCAAGTAcgaccaacaccaacccactGGACAGCTGGGACACGAAGCCATCAGCggcgtcttcctcctccagtgTGAGAAATTCCACACCCACGCCCACGTTTTCTTGGTCTACACCACCGGTATCCTCACCGGTAGCCACTTCGCACCTCAAAGCCCAGACCGGAGGCTTCAGAACGGTGACCCCAGACCTAGCGGCCATCCAGCCCATGGCCCCAACAATCACCCAGTTCTCACAGCCCTTGCAACCACAATCGAACACAACAtcgccgcagccgcagccgcagccggCGTCCTTCAACTGGTCCAGTGCCAGCAGCGCAACCACGCCCAGTAATATCTGGGCGACCCCCTCCGCCAGTGCCCAACCTGCTTCCAATGTATGGGCATCATCTACAACCCAGCCCAGTCCGAATGCCTGGGCCTCTCAACCATCCACATCGGCCTTTAGTTCTCTAAgcttgaatcagcagcagcaacagcgtcCGCAGCCGACAACATCCTCTTCTTTCGCCCTGCCTCCGCCACCTGGCGCGCCTAGCGCTAGCTCGGGAAATTCGGGCTTCAGTCTGTCCCGGCCACCAGGAACATCCTTCACGACTTCAGGACTGGGCGGAACGAGCAATATGAATAGTCTGGCATCACTTGGGGCTGCCAACAGGACCGGCACAGGCATGGGAATGAGCATGAACAGCATGATGGGAGGCATgagccagcagcagaaaccgcctcaacagcagccaaaaGGGGGTTTGGATAAGTATGAAAGCCTATTGTAG
- a CDS encoding hypothetical protein (EggNog:ENOG503P5DC; COG:S), with protein MSSLRTTLLPLTRRAAGLATTTSKRAFSATAAKKGGHSPQYDPPTGWLFGVKPGEKYVNEGWENLYFYGFLGSFVVFGVAYAWKPDTSIQTWALEEARRRLEAEGILEDPDNKKN; from the exons ATGTCATCTCTtcgcaccaccctcctccccctgacCCGCAGGGCGGCGGGATTGGCGACGACTACAAGCAAGAGGGCGTTCTCCGCGACGGCGGCAAAGAAGGGGGGCCACAGTCCCCAGTACGACCCGCCGACGGGGTGGCTTTTCGGTGTGAAGCCTGGGGAGAAGTATGTCAACGAGGGGTGGGAGAATCTGTACTTTTATGGGTTTTTGGGGAGTTTTGTTGTTTTCGGGGTTGCTTATGCTTGGAAGCCCGATACCTC CATCCAAACCTGGGCTCTCGAAGAGGCGAGGAGGCGATTAGAAGCCGAGGGCATCCTTGAGGATCCCgacaacaagaagaactAG